From Trichoplusia ni isolate ovarian cell line Hi5 chromosome 20, tn1, whole genome shotgun sequence, a single genomic window includes:
- the LOC113503911 gene encoding chymotrypsin-2-like, translated as MFWKFLFVFGVFVEVNGVPTPVKDTPFIIGGVTAPEAYAPHMAALVFGERVKQIMCGGSIIGLRLVLTAAHCIEPLLVGTELIPSFRILVGSNKWNSGGTVAKVKDYIIHPKWDSKNIKNDIGVVIVKKKFELNDRVAIISLDFGLVGGNEKASVTGWGATGPNEVDNVVNLAPTPDDLQLLYVNTLSHRQCQEQMKSVAGDIALPIDRDVEICTFHSYKHGLCIGDSGSALVIVSTGKQVGIVSWGYNCADGAPDVYVRISGFKHFLCPIMSKYED; from the exons ATGTTTTggaaatttttatttgtgtttggaGTATTTGTGGAAGTTAACG GGGTACCAACACCTGTGAAAGACACACCCTTCATCATAGGGGGAGTAACAGCCCCAGAAGCATACGCTCCCCATATGGCAGCATTGGTCTTCGGAGAACGAGTCAAGCAAATTATGTGTGGAGGGTCTATCATCGGTTTGAGATTGGTTCTGACCGCTGCCCACTGCATCGAGCCGTTATTAGTGGGCACTGAGTTGATTCC GTCTTTCCGCATCTTAGTGGGTTCCAACAAATGGAACTCAGGAGGAACCGTCGCAAAAGTCAAGGACTATATAATACATCCTAAATGGGACTCTAAGAACATCAAGAATGATATTGGGGTAGTAATTGTTAAGAAGAAGTTCGAATTAAATGATCGTGTTGCCATTATTTCTTTGGATTTTGGACTTGTTGGCGGAAACGAAAAGGCTTCCGTTACTGGTTGGGGTGCAACTGGGCCGAATGAAGTTGATAATGTTGTT AATTTAGCACCGACTCCAGACGACCTTCAACTCTTGTACGTGAATACCCTTAGTCACAGGCAGTGCCAGGAGCAGATGAAGTCAGTAGCAGGAGATATCGCCCTACCGATAGACAGGGATGTCGAGATATGCACATTTCACTCCTACAAGCATGGCTTGTGTata GGAGATTCCGGTAGTGCTCTAGTGATAGTAAGTACCGGGAAACAAGTAGGCATCGTGTCCTGGGGTTACAACTGTGCTGATGGTGCACCAGATGTCTACGTCAGGATTAGCGGGTTCAAACACTTTTTGTGCCCAATTATGTCGAAATATGAAGACTGA
- the LOC113503905 gene encoding chymotrypsin-1-like, with protein MYKAGLLVFTLLVGSLAVPTPDNDDKSLDQFFYDAPDSRIVGGTEAAAGSHKHMVAMTTGLLVRSFLCGGSLVTQRSVLTAAHCIAAVFSWGSLSSSLRVTVGTNRWSTGGQTYSISRNVTHPNYVSNIIKNDIGILITSSNIVLNNQVQPVPLNFNYVGGGVPARAAGWGRIRGGGPISATLLEVQLNTVQGNACVSQVIQASQTLNVAAPPVEPHIELCTFRAEGFGTCNGDSGSALTRVDNGQQIGIVSWGFPCARGAPDMFVRVSAYQSWISASLAY; from the exons ATGTACAAAGCCGGACTTCTGGTGTTCACCCTTTTGGTAGGCAGCCTTG CTGTCCCAACGCCCGACAATGACGACAAGTCGCTCGACCAGTTCTTCTACGATGCTCCCGACTCCCGTATCGTGGGCGGTACTGAAGCCGCTGCTGGTAGCCACAAGCACATGGTTGCCATGACAACCGGTCTGCTGGTCAGGAGCTTCCTTTGCGGTGGTTCCCTCGTCACCCAACGCTCTGTCCTCACCGCCGCTCACTGCATCGCCGCCGTCTTCAGCTGGGGTTCCCTCTCAAG CTCCCTCCGCGTCACCGTCGGCACCAACCGCTGGTCCACCGGCGGCCAGACATACTCGATTTCCCGCAACGTCACCCACCCCAACTACGTCTCCAACATCATCAAGAATGACATCGGTATCCTCATCACCTCGTCCAACATTGTCCTGAACAACCAGGTCCAGCCCGTGCCCCTCAACTTCAACTATGTTGGAGGTGGTGTGCCCGCCAGAGCCGCCGGTTGGGGCAGAATCAGG GGTGGCGGTCCCATCTCGGCTACTCTCTTGGAGGTTCAGCTCAACACCGTTCAGGGTAACGCCTGCGTCTCGCAGGTGATCCAGGCCTCCCAGACCTTGAACGTCGCCGCTCCTCCCGTAGAACCCCACATCGAGCTCTGCACCTTCCGCGCCGAAGGATTCGGTACTTGCAAC gGTGACTCCGGCAGTGCGTTGACCCGTGTTGACAACGGCCAGCAGATCGGTATCGTCTCGTGGGGCTTCCCCTGCGCACGCGGCGCCCCCGACATGTTCGTCAGAGTCAGTGCTTACCAATCCTGGATCAGCGCAAGCTTGGCTTACTAA